From the genome of Planktothrix serta PCC 8927, one region includes:
- a CDS encoding Fe2+-dependent dioxygenase, which produces MIFCIADILTPEELETTSTLLQKAEFIDGKTTAGRYVKAVKNNQQIKTDSEITSDLRSIVLEALKRNELFQIAARPKAIRPIIFSRYDLGMYYGSHFDNAIMGDESISRTDVSLTLFLSDPDTYQGGELVIETSLGEQSFKLDAGSAIVYPSSTLHRVETVTEGTRWAAVTWIQSLVRDPSKREILFDLDTARRSLFKQYGKTIEFDLIAKSHANLLRKWADI; this is translated from the coding sequence ATGATTTTTTGTATTGCTGATATTCTCACACCTGAAGAACTAGAAACAACTTCGACGCTACTGCAAAAAGCTGAGTTTATAGATGGGAAAACAACGGCTGGTCGGTACGTCAAAGCAGTTAAAAATAATCAACAAATCAAAACCGATAGTGAGATTACTTCTGACCTAAGAAGTATTGTTCTCGAAGCTTTAAAGCGGAACGAACTGTTTCAAATAGCGGCACGTCCTAAAGCCATTCGCCCGATTATTTTCAGTCGTTATGATCTGGGAATGTATTATGGTTCCCATTTCGATAATGCCATTATGGGCGATGAATCTATCTCTCGAACGGATGTTTCATTAACTTTATTTCTCTCTGACCCTGACACCTATCAAGGGGGAGAATTAGTGATTGAAACTTCATTAGGAGAACAGAGTTTTAAGTTAGATGCAGGTTCGGCGATTGTTTATCCGTCTTCGACCTTGCATCGTGTGGAAACGGTGACTGAAGGTACTCGCTGGGCGGCTGTTACTTGGATTCAAAGTTTAGTTCGTGACCCATCTAAACGAGAAATATTGTTTGATTTAGATACCGCTCGTAGAAGTCTTTTCAAACAATATGGCAAAACCATAGAATTTGACTTAATTGCTAAAAGTCACGCAAATTTATTGCGGAAATGGGCTGATATTTAA